The segment aactagaacagagactgagagctgggccctctggtccaacatcagagtctgacctcacaaatgctcttctggatgaaccgacaaaaattcccacagacacactccaacatctggtagaaaaccttcccagaagagtggaaacTGTTCTAGCTTctagggggaccaactccatattaatgtctatggatttagaatgggaggtcagaaaagctcctcaaggtgtgatgtggaggtggtccaatacttttgtccataaaGTGTATGTGATTAATAAACAATGTCCAGGCAAGCTACATTCATTTACCACAGCTGATGGTcctgttttatttaaccttcTGAACATAACTGCCCTTATTTCTTTcataagtgtatttttttaaattgctactTAGGTCTATGATAATGCAAAATATATGaattatcaaattaaaataaaataaaagcctgaccCTTACTTTTTTTAggattaggattttttttttccaggtaagaCTCTACACTTTCCTACAAAACATTTGTGTCTTCTCAGGCCAAAgtagtgattttaaaaatgtttttggaaaaaaaaaaaacaaaaacatttcaaataaaaaagccCATGGAATTCACACTGTCTAAAATCACAACTTGCGCCTGACAGTACATAGTATTATTGAAGAATTCTTAGTATTGTAGTATTAGCATTATAGTATTGGCATTAACAAGTGGAATCTAGTTTTACCTTGACAGGGTGTTTTATAGCCTCAGCAACAGTGATTCTGGAGGTTTCTCGGACCAAAGAGGGCTTGCCTAGGCGAGCCTCTATGTAGCGCCCCGCCACCCCTGTGGCATTCCTCGCAGAATACACTCCCACTGCCAGCAAGGTCAGCCCGGCAACCTGCAGAggaaaacgcacacacacacacacacacacgagtcttCAATTGAACTTTCTGTACCACCTACCAATATGGCAACTCAATATAAAAGTTACCAGCCATTCTGCATTTCCACCAGCCAAAACAGTGTTCGGTAGGCCTGTTGTTAGACATGGGTTTGACATAATTTGCAACTGAAATACTGCAGAACAGTTTTCACTTCTAAATATAACAACAGGTCTTTTAATGTAAGACTAGACAACAACTAGACCCGGGTCTTTAATATATTCTAATAAAAgctttgtttacattgtagCGATTGTAAAATTGGAGTAAAATCAGCCTTTAAGCCTGTATTCAGTTGaggaaaaaagtaatttatGCAGCATATGCAAATATAGGGCTGTCTAAAATTTAGAtggtcaaaataaatcaaataaaataaaatgcagattGGACCTTTACATCATGAAACAGCTGTTCCTAGCAAGGAGGTGTATGAGCAAAATAACATTTGAAACagtttaaaatatttacattgtGTATTGGAAATCTATATTATCTGCCACTTTATACCCTAAGGAGGAGTGTGGCTTCACCTTCTCAAACAGATGCTGTGATACTTGCAGCCTGTATTAGCTGCATTAATCAAGTTCACCAAGTTGGCTGGTCATTTCACAAGATCACCCACCAGAGTTAACCCAGGACAAACACCACTGTTATCCTCAGCAGGCTTCCTGCAGGGGAAGATGTGACAAAGCCTGACAGGTCTGCCTTTGACTTACCGCCGCTGTGAGTTTGTCCCAGTCCGAGATGAAGGCCTTGAATCCCTCCCCAAACACTGTTCCTGCCGTCCTGCCAGgaacaaaacacaattattaCACTGACTGCCTCTATTATGGCAGCTGCAGACACTGCTGCACTCAACCAGAAATACTAGCAGGACAGACGGATATTAGAGGGCAACATTCCAGTTACTCTGAGCATTTAGGAAAGCCAAAAATCCTTAGCAgagattctgaatgtttggcgggctacattttacattgcaatgaATCATTTCGCAAATCATCatcaaatttgtatttttaagtgAAACACCAACCTAATAATGTTCTGATTCTGTGGCAAACGAAGCcgtccccggggactattttccctggtggatgGACCGTTTCACTCCATCCAGTTTCAaagcatcaaaacaaaacagtgcttcCGCTTTTAGgtaaactaatgtggacgactttatgacagtgatggaatactggtgtgaagaaagtctgaagtctctgaaagttcattttcatatcgtggtggaatgaatggaaaccagtggctggataataGGGAAGGAAGGTTCGATAATATGGCTGCTCGCTTTGGGAATAGATTAGCAGACATGTGAAGTATATACTTTTTGCAGATGTcacgctaaacatgcagaatcatcGGTACGGTCCTTTAAAAACTCACTTTATAGATTCGAGGACAGTTTGTCTGTGCTCTGCAGCTTTGAGGCGGATCTGCTCCCTGATGAGGTCGGCGTTGTCCCGCTCCACCTTAGCGCGAGCTTTGGCCTCCGCCTCCACACGAAGCATCTCGTTCTTGTGTCTCAAGTCCATTTCATGCTCAATGGTGGCTGGGCAGGAAGGAAGCTGGGGGTCATTTACTGCGGAAATGAAGCCCTGCATACAAAACATCTAGGACCAACCGATTGTTTTGACCTCCTTGACGCGGGCCGGGTTTACCGAATCGGGACAGTTCAGATGATAAAAAGGTGAACTGACAATCACAGCATGAGACAATTAGACTGAACCGACTGCTCGGCAAACCCTTCCCATATTGGAAAGAGAAAAGACTTCACACACTGAGAGATTACTCACACAACAATTGAAAAAGTTTAATTAACCAGCACAGGAAATTTGATAAAGCTCGGATAAAGATACAAATGCAATTTAACCTCAAGACTAAACAAATAACCATGCACAACTGCATCAATAAATGTCGGCTCTATCTATAAGCACACATgccttctaaaaaaaaaacatgaatatggaGCTAGTATGTATGTAGCTAGTATTATTACCTTTCCTCATAGCCTCCTGCTTCATGACAGATTCCTCTTGTTTGCGGAGGTTGTCCTCATTGAGGAATTgctatgaggaaaaaaaaaaaaagaaagaaaacggaAGGCATCATCAGCGCTCTATTCAAGTCGATCTGAGATTTATTCACAGCTTCCCTTCAGAGAGATTACCTGTTGCCTGAGCTGATCGTCATACCTCTGCCGGGCGAGTTTGTCTTGATACTGTGCCCTCTAGGGGGGGGACACACAGAGTAATGAatcacactttttgaaacaGTTGAAACTTGGAAAACGGGGAGTGACACAGCCTTGATGCACCAAGACATGAGTGATGACATACCGCCTGGTTCTGCTTGGTCTCCTCGCCGAgggttttcctcctctcctccccctggaGCTGGATCTGCTCTCCCTTCAGCTGCTCCACAGCCACCTCGTACTCCTGTTGGGAAGTCCAATTTTTTGTTAGTGGTTTTGACTGGCATCACCGAGGTCGGTCATATGATCTCGTTCTATTATCACAGCTTGTCAATGGAGGTGTGTGTCGCTTTGATGATGACCTTCACTTTACTCTGATGCTCCAGCTGCAAAGTCTGCTCTTGCATACGAGCCAGAGCCAAAGCCTCCTTGGCATAGCCTGTcgaaataaacagagaaaaaaaattgttaaaaagttGGCAAATCCAGCGCTTTCATTCAATATCACAATGTAGTGGCAGCCTGAATAAAAAAGTGAATCAACTGTTGCCTCCAGGGTGTGATTATCATGAGCCAATCAGCcatcacaataataaaaacaagctAGATTTTCAGGAAAGAGTGTATATTTTCCCCGAAACACCATTAATGAACACCATTAAACTGGTGGGCAAATTGCACTTAGCTGACTTTACCTTCTTATATATTCCTGCTGTCAGGATTTAGTTTAATCCCTCTATCCCTCCTACAGACTACAGAGCTCTTTCTTGAGATGTGCTTGACAAACACCGgttaaaaatacacactcacaagcatGTTCTTTTGCACACAGAGAAGGGGGGTGGGATGTGATCTGAacatgtgagacagacagggacaggagAGGAGCTCCCAGGGACACTTTGTTCCTCTTTATTCTCCGACACACCCACTAAAACTTGAATATTGGGCTAAAGACTTTATGCTGTTTTCCTATAGTCTATACGCTGAAACATGCATGCACCTGTGATAAAACCTTTAGTTACTTTGTAGCAAGCGTTTGCACCaaagtaaaaaagaagaaaaaaaaaaaaaaagaaaaaggattgAGGAAAAATACCACTACATACAATTCAATAATGCCTTGATTATCTCCAAACACTTACACGTCGGAGacaataatttcattttaatacaaTTTTTATGATTTTCTGGAACATCCAATGCACCAAGCAGCGCTTCTTTCCGAAAAACCTCAACTTTTAGAACTAGTTCATGTTACTTTCCCTCGCCCTCCACGCTGTATTTTGGCGGATGGAGATTATGGGAGCAACAGACGAACTAGTATTAAGTTTAAATTTTAGGAAAAAGACACCGATTTATAACAGGTATACGCCGACTTAAGGTCTTATGCTGTGTTCTCAGATGCGTGTGCATTTGCCAAAAGGCAGGGAAATATTAAACTAGcagatttttgtttgtaatCTGGCGTAGTGCTTTCACTGCAGGATAGAACAGAGCGTACCGGGGAAACAGCACACGCACAAACTGTCCGTGTCAAAGGAACATGCAAATAATCCCACACAACAtccagcagtgaaatgcaattttaaaaaactaaatacTGGTGAAGTGAGTAGGCTACGCACGGGATTTGTCAAGTTCCTTGGCAGCTTTTGCAGCTCTTTCCAGTCCGGTCGGGTCGAAGTTGCTCCATTTGTCTCCAGGTTTGTCTCCCCCCGGTGCCCCCGGGGCCCCCGCTGCAGGAGGAGCCGGTGTCTGCTCCTCAGCCGGCGGCGACCCGGAGCTCTTCCTCCAGCCGAAGAGCCACGACATGTTGCTCCGGTGCGATGTGCGGGACGGTACGGTGTGGAGAAGTGCTCCTGGCCCGTCCCACCGCGCCGCTCTTTAACAAGAGGCCATGCTGCTCTGACCGCCGTCAATAACACCTCAACGTGACAGCACCACTTCCGGTCGGCGCTTTCTAAATAAAAGGTGCATTGAAGAACGCGCAAAGTTTTGGAGAAAGAAATACTAAGcaagttacagtttttttttttttttcagtcgctttttccagtataatgaaactgggatccactttgtcatctTCACcgccaaaccacagcagaagttttcttttgcaaatgtgttcacacctttcattggattcacacatttttcacttctcacatgtgtcatttacatggccctgactccattgacttcactgtggtagtcaaaagcaaaacatctgctcacagctgatagaaatgacctgcatcactgtgaaatcactagtgcacctgcatcactaacctttccacaaatcaccaatcaatcagtatgcacctacaaaaaggggcctataaattgtattctgttttgttttttttttttcaactcctttgagtttttctgtgtaatactgtatgtgaattacagtatttcagtttttgctaTCAATACAGTCAAATTTCACtccaaagtctttctgagtttggatgcaattctttactgtaagttcacatttgaatgtgtagctcacaggagaacctggttcaaactgatgtctgtattttgtattctgttgtcagccgtgttacagtacagtataagttgagttgtttgagggaaatattggcttttgcttcttgctttacaatatataactatgtaaattgtcaaaaaaaaaaaaaaaaaaaaaaaacgatgactgcagtacacacaggaaaaagtaaggctgaacctgctcagactgaaaagggtatgttgcattttggtgttgagtatgaagtgagtgagtggctggattaactTGCTTGACTGCAaaggtgacaaaatgtgcttttgctgcatgtttgaaatgttttgttatggtaagagccttttgcaaacaaaatgagttattttgggaagagtacctctcattaggcctatgtatttactgttttgatatcatggtttctgagttgacagaggaggtaaagcgattgaaaaaaacaaaaaaaacaacctgtaaTCAGTGAATAAATATAATGTTGCTTTAGTCCTCAGTTTGTCGCTCTAGTATTGCacttttgattttcaaatcacttcataaagttttattttcagtaaaCTTGGAATAAAAATAGGAATagtaaaaataatgagaataatGTCACCTGAAAATGTCAGTTTAGTAGTGCCATAAGTTAGTTCCTGACAAGTCTTCTACTTTTCCTGGaatttcactcactcactcacttattAATGTGAGAAATgagttattaattaatttacatttagGACTACAACATTTATAATGCACTCCATGCATCTTAATGTAATGCCCGTGATACTTTCTGCAGCAAGGCAAGTGTATTCCTCTATGATTACACACATTGTGCAATCACCACCCTTccaaatattcagagaaaaacactCCTGAAAAACAATGACCCTAATACACCATTGTATACAtggaatttgtttaaaataaataaataaataaaagtagtaTAGCATAAGgtagtgcatacacacacgcgcgcgcaggACACTTTTAGTGTATTTTGAAAGTAAAATCGCACAGTTACCGGTGTCACCGGCTAAACTCCGGCCAGCTTAAATCGCGTCGAGTTGGAAAGCTCACTAAGCATGCGCAGCTCAGTGAGTTAATTCTTGTGGCTGAGGGTCCGGGGATACCCAGGGGTCCCTAGGTGGCCCCAAGGtatcctcagcaaaatgatgaaCAACCTAATTAATGTATAGAAATAGAAAACTAAAAATGATTTCAGTTGGACAAAGTGTAAAAGTGACTACTAATAGATATCACTCCACTATCTCCCAAGTTTTACATTTCAATAGTAAATcgagtgtgtgtatctctgtgcaGCTGACTCAAGGAGACTGGCAGATGGCTGTTATGCAATCATGATATTACAGCAGTGTGATACACACACCTATGATCATGTCCCAAGGATAATTACGCACGAATGAGCATTTAGGCTGTGAGAGGTTCTTATCGTGTGGGTCTTATTATGATAGAGGGGCCTCTGTCAGAAGTGATTGATTCATCTGTAAGatcaaatgaaaactgaatgatCCCCTTGGAGAAACAgggtcactgcagcagcaaggCACGCAGACGTGTCATGAACATGTTAGGTAAAATGAACTGAagtatgaaaaaatatgaacactCTGCATTATTAATTTACTGAggtgagacagaggaaaaaatgaacgGACAACGTGAAATAAAGTGaacatatgaacatatatatgACACAATTGCTCATTATTATCATAGCCATCACGTGCACCAAAGGCGTGTGCAGCACAATACAGTAACATGTTTAACACAGTCACTTCATTTCCTCACAACTATTCCAATAAATGTTAATTGCATTCATCTTCACCCACTGTAATGTGACGgtaatttgaaaaacacacatgttGAGATGCATTGACCTCCAATAAGTAGTAGGACTCTGTAGCCATTCTGTAACTGACACCGTTTCACCACAATGAGAGTTGTGAAAGAGGCTCCGACAGATGCTGCCCTAAAATGCTGTCGGAAATATAAGGGCGTCTTGATCTGCACCGTAACAACGGCATGGGTGTCAGCTGGGTAGGCGGTGCGTGGCACGAGGTAATTTAAATTGTCAGTAGGAATCAAATAAATTGTCTcagttttcaaagggttaaaaactACTTTTGCTAAACTACTTTTGTTACGAAGTCAACGTTGCAATTTTCCCCCACAAAAAGCGCTCGACTGTGCGCCAGGTCGCTTTCGCCAAGTGGAATATCAAAAATACGAGCCTGATGGGAGCACTTTAATGCAACACCAAAGACGCGCTAACTTCTCTTTGACGTCGAGTTACGtcgtgggcggggcttggggTTACTTAGTACAGTGACTGAGCTCTCAGCAGGTTATTATTCCTAAACTCTAGAGATTGGGAGCCAGGCAGGAAGATGTCTGTGGTTTGCATCGCTCTGAGCCGAAATGTTTTGGCTATTAGGAACTCTGGCGCAATGGTGGtaagttaaaaatatatatgttattaTTACAACAACGGAAAATAACTAGAACAATAGAAAACAGTAGAAATGTCACTCACATTTTGGGCTAAaggctgtgtctgtctgtgtgtggttgcTTCGTGTGTCTATTTATGCTAGGTCTCTCAGTGACAATGTCTGTTTTTTAAACGAGACCCACGTCTGTGTAGACAGTGTCTCCCTCCAGGCGCAACACCTGCATTAGCCTGACTTTAACACCGTTTTGCTTCACTGTCAAGAGTCAATGAAAACGGCTATTACCTGAATTATGTAACATAGTCCAGCACCTTTCAGTATCAACACCCTCTGACCTCCGAGCATGTCTGACTCCGCTATGAGAAGGAGCTGGACTGTTGTGCAACTCCTAATAAACCTGCCATTAGAGACCTAAGACGCCTGTGTTAGAGGTTGAAAGTCTTTGTGGGATGAAATATATCTTTCCCTGTTGTAACTGAAGTGTTATtataaaaaaacactgttcctaagttcagtcattttgatttcattgtCCTGGGAAAGGCAGTTAAGTAACTCATCTGCAAAGTGATGTAACAGCTGAGGTCAGTGCGCTCATGCTGCCGCTAGGGGGAGACTCAACACTTTGttatgaaaaaggaaaataaccaTCACATGAAAATAACAGCTTAGAAATACTCATTAATCTTATTTTAAACATGGCAATAGTTCCAAAAGGTTTTAGTAGTAATGTCTAaaattttatgatattttttgcTACAAAATTGGATTACCAAATGCTCACCCATACGGCCTTTGCCGGTGGAAACAACTCCTGTGACATACAAGTGTGTTATGTGTGTCCTTCAAGACTTTTTATTACACAACTCATGCTCTTATGAGTTTCCAACAATACTACTATTAGAGCCATTACtattctgtattattattattactaatgttgctattgtttttatgttctttcttcttcttcttaataaaaaataaaacaaataacaacaacaacaataataataatctggaAATGCTTCAGTTGAAGGCATGGCCTATAACagcataaatatgaaaaataaataatttaatttcttgACTGACTTGTTAGCTCCCATGAAAAACGTGCAAAATTAACATTATTTCACATAGCATTCTCATAAAGTATATTTTAATGAGTGACTGCACCAAGCTAACACAAGTTTCCGTGAagattattattgattattgatgcATAGTTAGAAGGGCTTAGAACTGAAATTGGCCACTAATATCAACCAATACAAATGTAATCTCTCCCACACATCACTCATCTAATGCAAGTTAAGTTTTGTATTTGTCCATCAAAGACTGTTTCATGTCATGGCCATGTCTGAAAATCCTTAAATCAGAGGGATTAGAATTAATATTTCCAATGAGCCATCCAAACCATGATCAGTAAAATCTGAAAAGTAGCACCAAAACTAACTGACAGCTAGTGGAGAGATGATAAATTTGGAGATATTTGGTCTCACTTAAAATCCAAGTTGGAGCGGGTGATAAAAACATCTCTAAATCTCtgaaggagagggggaaatgGAAGTGGGATGGATTACGCAAATTCAATAGGTGTTGAAAGCCAGTGAGAAtgactgtcagtgttttgtcaCATGATATTCTCCAGTAGCTgcatctgaaagtcaaatgatCGGCCTCCTGTTGGTTGATTCGATGCTGATCTGTGTTCATGCACGGTGCAGATGGTGCGCTACGCCCAGACTGCAGCAGCGCCGGCTCCTGAGCCCAGGATCAAGAAGTTCCAGGTGTACCGCTGGGACCCGGACACCGCTGGGGACAAACCTCGCATGCAGACATATGAAATTGATCTCAACACGTAAGAGCATTAACATGGATCAAACAATGCCAGTAGCTTTTTTGTATGTTAATTACACTAACACACAATAACATTTCTGTAACAATCCAGTTGTGGTCCCATGGTCCTGGATGCCCTCATCAAAATCAAGAACGAGATTGATCCCACCCTCACATTCAGACGCTCCTGCCGAGAGGGTAAGGAAGAGACGGCTGGGACAAAATTACATTATGATCCCATTTGCAAATGGCTTTGAATGGTAGAATGGTAGAAAACATGCAATTTTCCCAATAAATGAAGCAAGTGATGGcacattaaccctttgaaacctgagcagattcatttgatttctttaacAAACATGGCACAAAGGCAATGGGCAACTTAACAAGAAACAACTCAAAAATTAGTAAGAaattagtaataaataaatacatacatacatacatacatacaagacTCACTGATGTAAAAATTagaatagaaagaaagaaaagtggaaacaaaaacaaaaagaaatgaccTCATATTAagcatcacaaaaaaaagtcatgaaaaaaagcaaatgactagaaaataaataaagactttttttctgtaacaaaCTTAAagtatataattataataattataattgtaGTTTTTTGGACATTTATCCTcagtttttttgaaaaacacttttctaataattttatctctctctccccctattattattattattattattattatcatcatcatcatttctctttttttgcaatTGTCAGGTCATTTTTTGTAACCTTTTGCTAATGTCTTGCAAATTTGCAGATTATATCTTGCTAAATTGCTCTTAATTAATTGCTacctttttccccatttttttttttttttttaaagaaatcagaTTATGTTGTGGTttcaaatgcttgtgaaagccaTGGACTGTGACACTAATCCAGGTTTCACAGGGTTAAGCGTATTGCCAGGCCTGTTGAAGTGCACCCCACGCTCAGTGACATTTGATGATGTGTTTGCTCAGGTATCTGTGGCTCATGTGCCATGAACATCAATGGAGGGAACACGCTGGCCTGCCTGAACAAAATCGATACCAACACCAGCAAACCCACCAAAATCTACCCTCTGCCTCACATGTATGTCGTCAAAGACCTGGTGCCTGTAAGTACTGAGGACTTTGTGACACCAGGGCCACACTTGAATAAAATATGAAGAGTGCAACTGATATGAGTATAGAGGGGCTTGTATAACAAATAGGCATATAATCATTGATTCATTTTATCTGGGTGCCTGTTGTGagtttttcttgtatttattttttttacaggacaTGAGCAACTTCTATGCACAGTACAAATCCATTGAGCCCTACCTCAAAAAGAAGGATGAGACACAGGAGGGAAAGGAGCAGTATTTCCAGTCAGTGGAGGACAGGCAAAAATTggtaaacacactcacattttaaaataatgttcagATTCATTGAGCTAACTCTTATCAAGATACAACTCAGTGCTTTGGAATAGAGGCTAGTGCTAAAGTCAGGGGTTTACTGTATGTTCAGTACTACACAGATCAGCCTAAAGGTGGACTTCCATCATTTATTCACCTGTTCATGTGTCACTTAATTTCTTAAATGCCACTCATCcaattttgatgaaactttgTGTATTGATGCATCTCACTCATCCATTCCAGCATTCAAAATGACATGGGGACAGCAGTTTCAGCTGAAACTAAC is part of the Myripristis murdjan chromosome 7, fMyrMur1.1, whole genome shotgun sequence genome and harbors:
- the LOC115362736 gene encoding succinate dehydrogenase [ubiquinone] iron-sulfur subunit, mitochondrial; this translates as MSVVCIALSRNVLAIRNSGAMVMVRYAQTAAAPAPEPRIKKFQVYRWDPDTAGDKPRMQTYEIDLNTCGPMVLDALIKIKNEIDPTLTFRRSCREGICGSCAMNINGGNTLACLNKIDTNTSKPTKIYPLPHMYVVKDLVPDMSNFYAQYKSIEPYLKKKDETQEGKEQYFQSVEDRQKLDGLYECILCACCSTSCPSYWWNGDKYLGPAVLMQAYRWMIDSRDEFTEERLSKLQDPFSLYRCHTIMNCTKTCPKGLNPGKAIAEIKKMMATYKEKKAALS